In Dasypus novemcinctus isolate mDasNov1 chromosome 23, mDasNov1.1.hap2, whole genome shotgun sequence, the following proteins share a genomic window:
- the LOC101411500 gene encoding transport and Golgi organization protein 1 homolog isoform X1, protein MSSVLLLRSSADWLRLLSLFKVKHQIHKANVQQMMVIIKNCMEENTKILENLSHWEKTIRESEEWIQHTKRSNDSLSDEVNQLKVNIKTLEEKNDTLTEILKQTQSSLENERLQNANSQDLISEKEKIITSLKESVSKTAADMAESQQEFECQIREQSDFQEQIKDLENTQKDFEEALSETDNNIVVLADCTSQLNCVSASVSEDMNGELAGDMNPRMNTQKHQMIDVSQNSKEKNAISTAENALKPFKFHLSDLMPAVCKLQEYKKKLEADCSLLSAAIAAKEEHKTLQLKVESYSEIFEKQRMAAEEILKLKTHEEEESQARLSEVEEKVNTAAKEVQNYKQKIKAMEEKLQAAECSFREQIAPHEKVAHDTWDLVQLPCGATAAEAHSLLGRQRRASRLLCRGLRAVPVPGDHLWQHLKKMSPAELQEYDLPRGLCGPGQLLQRVENPPVWEARRGNEEQPAGRPGVDIALPLHLGDPVPFHLEQDGQI, encoded by the exons ATgtcatcagttctccttttaagatCTTCAGCTGATTGGCTGCgacttctctcattgtttaaG GTAAAGCATCAAATCCATAAAG cCAATGTACAGCAAATGATGGTGATAATCAAGAATTGCATGGAGGAAAACACTAAAATTCTGGAAAATCTATCCCATTGGGAAAAAACG ATCAGAGAATCAGAGGAATGGATTCAACACACAAAGAGGAGTAATGACAGCCTGTCTGATGAAGTAAACCAACTTAAG gttaACATCAAAAccctggaagagaaaaatgacacaCTGACTGAAATCCTTAAGCAGACACAATCATCCCTAGAGAATGAGAGGCTTCAGAATGCCAACAGTCAAGATTTG atttcagaaaaagaaaaaattatcacCAGCTTGAAAGAATCTGTTTCAAAGACTGCTGCAGATATGGCTGAG tcacAGCAAGAATTTGAATGCCAGATAAGAGAGCAGTCTGACTTTCAGGAACAAATCAAAGACTtagaaaacacacagaaagaTTTTGAAGAAGCTCTGTCTGAAACAGATAATAATATTGTC gtGTTGGCTGATTGTACTTCACAGCTGAACTGTGTCTCTGCAAGTGTATCTGAGGACATGAATGGAGAACTGGCAG GTGACATGAACCCAAGAATGAACACTCAAAAGCACCAGATGATAGATGTCTCCCAG AACtcgaaggaaaaaaatgccataTCAACAGCTGAGAATGCTCTGAAACCATTTAAATTTCATCTGAGTGACTTGATGCCCGCTGTCTGTAAACTGCAGG aatacaaaaagaaattgGAAGCTGACTGTTCTTTACTGAGTGCTGCAATAGCTGCAAAAGAAGAACATAAAACCCTACAGCTGAAAGTAGAGAGTTACAGTGAAATCTTTGAGAAGCAAAGGATGGCCGCTGAAGA GATTCTCAAACTGAAGACACATGAGGAGGAAGAAAGCCAGGCACGGCTGTCAGAGGTAGAGGAGAAAGTTAACACGGCTGCAAAGGAAGTCCAGAATTACAA GCAAAAGATTAAGGCAATGGAAGAGAAGCTGCAGGCAGCAGAGTGCTCATTTAGAGAACAG ATCGCTCCTCATGAGAAGGTGGCTCATGACACCTGG GACCTGGTGCAGCTCCCCTGTGGAGCAACAGCTGCAGAAGCTCATTCCCTGCTAGGGAGACAGAGAAGGGCAAG CAGACTCCTCTGCCGAGGCCTGAGGGCAGTGCCAGTCCCAGGAGACCACCTCTGGCAGCACCTGAAGAAGAT GTCCCCTGCAGAACTCCAGGAATATGATCTCCCCAGAGGGCTCTGTGGCCCTGGGCAGCTGCTGCAGCGAGTAGAAAACCCCCCTGTCTGGGAGGCACGCAGAGGGAACGAGGAGCAGCCAGCAGGCAGACCAGGTGTTGACATAGCTCTGCCTCTTCATCTTGGAGACCCTGTTCCCTTTCATTTAGAGCAGGATGGTcagatttaa
- the LOC101411500 gene encoding transport and Golgi organization protein 1 homolog isoform X5, with product MSSVLLLRSSADWLRLLSLFKVKHQIHKANVQQMMVIIKNCMEENTKILENLSHWEKTIRESEEWIQHTKRSNDSLSDEVNQLKVNIKTLEEKNDTLTEILKQTQSSLENERLQNANSQDLISEKEKIITSLKESVSKTAADMAESQQEFECQIREQSDFQEQIKDLENTQKDFEEALSETDNNIVVLADCTSQLNCVSASVSEDMNGELAGDMNPRMNTQKHQMIDVSQNSKEKNAISTAENALKPFKFHLSDLMPAVCKLQEYKKKLEADCSLLSAAIAAKEEHKTLQLKVESYSEIFEKQRMAAEEILKLKTHEEEESQARLSEVEEKVNTAAKEVQNYKQKIKAMEEKLQAAECSFREQIAPHEKVAHDTWDLVQLPCGATAAEAHSLLGRQRRASRLLCRGLRAVPVPGDHLWQHLKKMLIWLQGGPLLSQDRPSCTTPWDAHHHHC from the exons ATgtcatcagttctccttttaagatCTTCAGCTGATTGGCTGCgacttctctcattgtttaaG GTAAAGCATCAAATCCATAAAG cCAATGTACAGCAAATGATGGTGATAATCAAGAATTGCATGGAGGAAAACACTAAAATTCTGGAAAATCTATCCCATTGGGAAAAAACG ATCAGAGAATCAGAGGAATGGATTCAACACACAAAGAGGAGTAATGACAGCCTGTCTGATGAAGTAAACCAACTTAAG gttaACATCAAAAccctggaagagaaaaatgacacaCTGACTGAAATCCTTAAGCAGACACAATCATCCCTAGAGAATGAGAGGCTTCAGAATGCCAACAGTCAAGATTTG atttcagaaaaagaaaaaattatcacCAGCTTGAAAGAATCTGTTTCAAAGACTGCTGCAGATATGGCTGAG tcacAGCAAGAATTTGAATGCCAGATAAGAGAGCAGTCTGACTTTCAGGAACAAATCAAAGACTtagaaaacacacagaaagaTTTTGAAGAAGCTCTGTCTGAAACAGATAATAATATTGTC gtGTTGGCTGATTGTACTTCACAGCTGAACTGTGTCTCTGCAAGTGTATCTGAGGACATGAATGGAGAACTGGCAG GTGACATGAACCCAAGAATGAACACTCAAAAGCACCAGATGATAGATGTCTCCCAG AACtcgaaggaaaaaaatgccataTCAACAGCTGAGAATGCTCTGAAACCATTTAAATTTCATCTGAGTGACTTGATGCCCGCTGTCTGTAAACTGCAGG aatacaaaaagaaattgGAAGCTGACTGTTCTTTACTGAGTGCTGCAATAGCTGCAAAAGAAGAACATAAAACCCTACAGCTGAAAGTAGAGAGTTACAGTGAAATCTTTGAGAAGCAAAGGATGGCCGCTGAAGA GATTCTCAAACTGAAGACACATGAGGAGGAAGAAAGCCAGGCACGGCTGTCAGAGGTAGAGGAGAAAGTTAACACGGCTGCAAAGGAAGTCCAGAATTACAA GCAAAAGATTAAGGCAATGGAAGAGAAGCTGCAGGCAGCAGAGTGCTCATTTAGAGAACAG ATCGCTCCTCATGAGAAGGTGGCTCATGACACCTGG GACCTGGTGCAGCTCCCCTGTGGAGCAACAGCTGCAGAAGCTCATTCCCTGCTAGGGAGACAGAGAAGGGCAAG CAGACTCCTCTGCCGAGGCCTGAGGGCAGTGCCAGTCCCAGGAGACCACCTCTGGCAGCACCTGAAGAAGAT GTTAATATGGCTGCAAGGGGGCCCCCTCCTTTCCCAGGACCGCCCTTCATGCACTACCCCGTGGGatgcccaccaccaccactgctga
- the LOC101411500 gene encoding transport and Golgi organization protein 1 homolog isoform X6, translating into MSSVLLLRSSADWLRLLSLFKVKHQIHKANVQQMMVIIKNCMEENTKILENLSHWEKTIRESEEWIQHTKRSNDSLSDEVNQLKVNIKTLEEKNDTLTEILKQTQSSLENERLQNANSQDLISEKEKIITSLKESVSKTAADMAESQQEFECQIREQSDFQEQIKDLENTQKDFEEALSETDNNIVVLADCTSQLNCVSASVSEDMNGELAGDMNPRMNTQKHQMIDVSQNSKEKNAISTAENALKPFKFHLSDLMPAVCKLQEYKKKLEADCSLLSAAIAAKEEHKTLQLKVESYSEIFEKQRMAAEEILKLKTHEEEESQARLSEVEEKVNTAAKEVQNYKQKIKAMEEKLQAAECSFREQIAPHEKVAHDTWDLVQLPCGATAAEAHSLLGRQRRARLLCRGLRAVPVPGDHLWQHLKKMLIWLQGGPLLSQDRPSCTTPWDAHHHHC; encoded by the exons ATgtcatcagttctccttttaagatCTTCAGCTGATTGGCTGCgacttctctcattgtttaaG GTAAAGCATCAAATCCATAAAG cCAATGTACAGCAAATGATGGTGATAATCAAGAATTGCATGGAGGAAAACACTAAAATTCTGGAAAATCTATCCCATTGGGAAAAAACG ATCAGAGAATCAGAGGAATGGATTCAACACACAAAGAGGAGTAATGACAGCCTGTCTGATGAAGTAAACCAACTTAAG gttaACATCAAAAccctggaagagaaaaatgacacaCTGACTGAAATCCTTAAGCAGACACAATCATCCCTAGAGAATGAGAGGCTTCAGAATGCCAACAGTCAAGATTTG atttcagaaaaagaaaaaattatcacCAGCTTGAAAGAATCTGTTTCAAAGACTGCTGCAGATATGGCTGAG tcacAGCAAGAATTTGAATGCCAGATAAGAGAGCAGTCTGACTTTCAGGAACAAATCAAAGACTtagaaaacacacagaaagaTTTTGAAGAAGCTCTGTCTGAAACAGATAATAATATTGTC gtGTTGGCTGATTGTACTTCACAGCTGAACTGTGTCTCTGCAAGTGTATCTGAGGACATGAATGGAGAACTGGCAG GTGACATGAACCCAAGAATGAACACTCAAAAGCACCAGATGATAGATGTCTCCCAG AACtcgaaggaaaaaaatgccataTCAACAGCTGAGAATGCTCTGAAACCATTTAAATTTCATCTGAGTGACTTGATGCCCGCTGTCTGTAAACTGCAGG aatacaaaaagaaattgGAAGCTGACTGTTCTTTACTGAGTGCTGCAATAGCTGCAAAAGAAGAACATAAAACCCTACAGCTGAAAGTAGAGAGTTACAGTGAAATCTTTGAGAAGCAAAGGATGGCCGCTGAAGA GATTCTCAAACTGAAGACACATGAGGAGGAAGAAAGCCAGGCACGGCTGTCAGAGGTAGAGGAGAAAGTTAACACGGCTGCAAAGGAAGTCCAGAATTACAA GCAAAAGATTAAGGCAATGGAAGAGAAGCTGCAGGCAGCAGAGTGCTCATTTAGAGAACAG ATCGCTCCTCATGAGAAGGTGGCTCATGACACCTGG GACCTGGTGCAGCTCCCCTGTGGAGCAACAGCTGCAGAAGCTCATTCCCTGCTAGGGAGACAGAGAAGGGCAAG ACTCCTCTGCCGAGGCCTGAGGGCAGTGCCAGTCCCAGGAGACCACCTCTGGCAGCACCTGAAGAAGAT GTTAATATGGCTGCAAGGGGGCCCCCTCCTTTCCCAGGACCGCCCTTCATGCACTACCCCGTGGGatgcccaccaccaccactgctga
- the LOC101411500 gene encoding transport and Golgi organization protein 1 homolog isoform X2 has product MSSVLLLRSSADWLRLLSLFKVKHQIHKANVQQMMVIIKNCMEENTKILENLSHWEKTIRESEEWIQHTKRSNDSLSDEVNQLKVNIKTLEEKNDTLTEILKQTQSSLENERLQNANSQDLISEKEKIITSLKESVSKTAADMAESQQEFECQIREQSDFQEQIKDLENTQKDFEEALSETDNNIVVLADCTSQLNCVSASVSEDMNGELAGDMNPRMNTQKHQMIDVSQNSKEKNAISTAENALKPFKFHLSDLMPAVCKLQEYKKKLEADCSLLSAAIAAKEEHKTLQLKVESYSEIFEKQRMAAEEILKLKTHEEEESQARLSEVEEKVNTAAKEVQNYKQKIKAMEEKLQAAECSFREQIAPHEKVAHDTWDLVQLPCGATAAEAHSLLGRQRRARLLCRGLRAVPVPGDHLWQHLKKMSPAELQEYDLPRGLCGPGQLLQRVENPPVWEARRGNEEQPAGRPGVDIALPLHLGDPVPFHLEQDGQI; this is encoded by the exons ATgtcatcagttctccttttaagatCTTCAGCTGATTGGCTGCgacttctctcattgtttaaG GTAAAGCATCAAATCCATAAAG cCAATGTACAGCAAATGATGGTGATAATCAAGAATTGCATGGAGGAAAACACTAAAATTCTGGAAAATCTATCCCATTGGGAAAAAACG ATCAGAGAATCAGAGGAATGGATTCAACACACAAAGAGGAGTAATGACAGCCTGTCTGATGAAGTAAACCAACTTAAG gttaACATCAAAAccctggaagagaaaaatgacacaCTGACTGAAATCCTTAAGCAGACACAATCATCCCTAGAGAATGAGAGGCTTCAGAATGCCAACAGTCAAGATTTG atttcagaaaaagaaaaaattatcacCAGCTTGAAAGAATCTGTTTCAAAGACTGCTGCAGATATGGCTGAG tcacAGCAAGAATTTGAATGCCAGATAAGAGAGCAGTCTGACTTTCAGGAACAAATCAAAGACTtagaaaacacacagaaagaTTTTGAAGAAGCTCTGTCTGAAACAGATAATAATATTGTC gtGTTGGCTGATTGTACTTCACAGCTGAACTGTGTCTCTGCAAGTGTATCTGAGGACATGAATGGAGAACTGGCAG GTGACATGAACCCAAGAATGAACACTCAAAAGCACCAGATGATAGATGTCTCCCAG AACtcgaaggaaaaaaatgccataTCAACAGCTGAGAATGCTCTGAAACCATTTAAATTTCATCTGAGTGACTTGATGCCCGCTGTCTGTAAACTGCAGG aatacaaaaagaaattgGAAGCTGACTGTTCTTTACTGAGTGCTGCAATAGCTGCAAAAGAAGAACATAAAACCCTACAGCTGAAAGTAGAGAGTTACAGTGAAATCTTTGAGAAGCAAAGGATGGCCGCTGAAGA GATTCTCAAACTGAAGACACATGAGGAGGAAGAAAGCCAGGCACGGCTGTCAGAGGTAGAGGAGAAAGTTAACACGGCTGCAAAGGAAGTCCAGAATTACAA GCAAAAGATTAAGGCAATGGAAGAGAAGCTGCAGGCAGCAGAGTGCTCATTTAGAGAACAG ATCGCTCCTCATGAGAAGGTGGCTCATGACACCTGG GACCTGGTGCAGCTCCCCTGTGGAGCAACAGCTGCAGAAGCTCATTCCCTGCTAGGGAGACAGAGAAGGGCAAG ACTCCTCTGCCGAGGCCTGAGGGCAGTGCCAGTCCCAGGAGACCACCTCTGGCAGCACCTGAAGAAGAT GTCCCCTGCAGAACTCCAGGAATATGATCTCCCCAGAGGGCTCTGTGGCCCTGGGCAGCTGCTGCAGCGAGTAGAAAACCCCCCTGTCTGGGAGGCACGCAGAGGGAACGAGGAGCAGCCAGCAGGCAGACCAGGTGTTGACATAGCTCTGCCTCTTCATCTTGGAGACCCTGTTCCCTTTCATTTAGAGCAGGATGGTcagatttaa
- the LOC101411500 gene encoding transport and Golgi organization protein 1 homolog isoform X8, which translates to MSSVLLLRSSADWLRLLSLFKVKHQIHKANVQQMMVIIKNCMEENTKILENLSHWEKTIRESEEWIQHTKRSNDSLSDEVNQLKVNIKTLEEKNDTLTEILKQTQSSLENERLQNANSQDLISEKEKIITSLKESVSKTAADMAESQQEFECQIREQSDFQEQIKDLENTQKDFEEALSETDNNIVVLADCTSQLNCVSASVSEDMNGELAGDMNPRMNTQKHQMIDVSQNSKEKNAISTAENALKPFKFHLSDLMPAVCKLQEYKKKLEADCSLLSAAIAAKEEHKTLQLKVESYSEIFEKQRMAAEEILKLKTHEEEESQARLSEVEEKVNTAAKEVQNYKQKIKAMEEKLQAAECSFREQIAPHEKVAHDTWHLPVSIYVLNL; encoded by the exons ATgtcatcagttctccttttaagatCTTCAGCTGATTGGCTGCgacttctctcattgtttaaG GTAAAGCATCAAATCCATAAAG cCAATGTACAGCAAATGATGGTGATAATCAAGAATTGCATGGAGGAAAACACTAAAATTCTGGAAAATCTATCCCATTGGGAAAAAACG ATCAGAGAATCAGAGGAATGGATTCAACACACAAAGAGGAGTAATGACAGCCTGTCTGATGAAGTAAACCAACTTAAG gttaACATCAAAAccctggaagagaaaaatgacacaCTGACTGAAATCCTTAAGCAGACACAATCATCCCTAGAGAATGAGAGGCTTCAGAATGCCAACAGTCAAGATTTG atttcagaaaaagaaaaaattatcacCAGCTTGAAAGAATCTGTTTCAAAGACTGCTGCAGATATGGCTGAG tcacAGCAAGAATTTGAATGCCAGATAAGAGAGCAGTCTGACTTTCAGGAACAAATCAAAGACTtagaaaacacacagaaagaTTTTGAAGAAGCTCTGTCTGAAACAGATAATAATATTGTC gtGTTGGCTGATTGTACTTCACAGCTGAACTGTGTCTCTGCAAGTGTATCTGAGGACATGAATGGAGAACTGGCAG GTGACATGAACCCAAGAATGAACACTCAAAAGCACCAGATGATAGATGTCTCCCAG AACtcgaaggaaaaaaatgccataTCAACAGCTGAGAATGCTCTGAAACCATTTAAATTTCATCTGAGTGACTTGATGCCCGCTGTCTGTAAACTGCAGG aatacaaaaagaaattgGAAGCTGACTGTTCTTTACTGAGTGCTGCAATAGCTGCAAAAGAAGAACATAAAACCCTACAGCTGAAAGTAGAGAGTTACAGTGAAATCTTTGAGAAGCAAAGGATGGCCGCTGAAGA GATTCTCAAACTGAAGACACATGAGGAGGAAGAAAGCCAGGCACGGCTGTCAGAGGTAGAGGAGAAAGTTAACACGGCTGCAAAGGAAGTCCAGAATTACAA GCAAAAGATTAAGGCAATGGAAGAGAAGCTGCAGGCAGCAGAGTGCTCATTTAGAGAACAG ATCGCTCCTCATGAGAAGGTGGCTCATGACACCTGG CATCTACCTGTATCTATATATGTTTTAAACCTTTGA
- the LOC101411500 gene encoding transport and Golgi organization protein 1 homolog isoform X7 — protein MSSVLLLRSSADWLRLLSLFKVKHQIHKANVQQMMVIIKNCMEENTKILENLSHWEKTIRESEEWIQHTKRSNDSLSDEVNQLKVNIKTLEEKNDTLTEILKQTQSSLENERLQNANSQDLISEKEKIITSLKESVSKTAADMAEVLADCTSQLNCVSASVSEDMNGELAGDMNPRMNTQKHQMIDVSQNSKEKNAISTAENALKPFKFHLSDLMPAVCKLQEYKKKLEADCSLLSAAIAAKEEHKTLQLKVESYSEIFEKQRMAAEEILKLKTHEEEESQARLSEVEEKVNTAAKEVQNYKQKIKAMEEKLQAAECSFREQIAPHEKVAHDTWDLVQLPCGATAAEAHSLLGRQRRASRLLCRGLRAVPVPGDHLWQHLKKMSPAELQEYDLPRGLCGPGQLLQRVENPPVWEARRGNEEQPAGRPGVDIALPLHLGDPVPFHLEQDGQI, from the exons ATgtcatcagttctccttttaagatCTTCAGCTGATTGGCTGCgacttctctcattgtttaaG GTAAAGCATCAAATCCATAAAG cCAATGTACAGCAAATGATGGTGATAATCAAGAATTGCATGGAGGAAAACACTAAAATTCTGGAAAATCTATCCCATTGGGAAAAAACG ATCAGAGAATCAGAGGAATGGATTCAACACACAAAGAGGAGTAATGACAGCCTGTCTGATGAAGTAAACCAACTTAAG gttaACATCAAAAccctggaagagaaaaatgacacaCTGACTGAAATCCTTAAGCAGACACAATCATCCCTAGAGAATGAGAGGCTTCAGAATGCCAACAGTCAAGATTTG atttcagaaaaagaaaaaattatcacCAGCTTGAAAGAATCTGTTTCAAAGACTGCTGCAGATATGGCTGAG gtGTTGGCTGATTGTACTTCACAGCTGAACTGTGTCTCTGCAAGTGTATCTGAGGACATGAATGGAGAACTGGCAG GTGACATGAACCCAAGAATGAACACTCAAAAGCACCAGATGATAGATGTCTCCCAG AACtcgaaggaaaaaaatgccataTCAACAGCTGAGAATGCTCTGAAACCATTTAAATTTCATCTGAGTGACTTGATGCCCGCTGTCTGTAAACTGCAGG aatacaaaaagaaattgGAAGCTGACTGTTCTTTACTGAGTGCTGCAATAGCTGCAAAAGAAGAACATAAAACCCTACAGCTGAAAGTAGAGAGTTACAGTGAAATCTTTGAGAAGCAAAGGATGGCCGCTGAAGA GATTCTCAAACTGAAGACACATGAGGAGGAAGAAAGCCAGGCACGGCTGTCAGAGGTAGAGGAGAAAGTTAACACGGCTGCAAAGGAAGTCCAGAATTACAA GCAAAAGATTAAGGCAATGGAAGAGAAGCTGCAGGCAGCAGAGTGCTCATTTAGAGAACAG ATCGCTCCTCATGAGAAGGTGGCTCATGACACCTGG GACCTGGTGCAGCTCCCCTGTGGAGCAACAGCTGCAGAAGCTCATTCCCTGCTAGGGAGACAGAGAAGGGCAAG CAGACTCCTCTGCCGAGGCCTGAGGGCAGTGCCAGTCCCAGGAGACCACCTCTGGCAGCACCTGAAGAAGAT GTCCCCTGCAGAACTCCAGGAATATGATCTCCCCAGAGGGCTCTGTGGCCCTGGGCAGCTGCTGCAGCGAGTAGAAAACCCCCCTGTCTGGGAGGCACGCAGAGGGAACGAGGAGCAGCCAGCAGGCAGACCAGGTGTTGACATAGCTCTGCCTCTTCATCTTGGAGACCCTGTTCCCTTTCATTTAGAGCAGGATGGTcagatttaa
- the LOC101411500 gene encoding transport and Golgi organization protein 1 homolog isoform X3: MSSVLLLRSSADWLRLLSLFKVKHQIHKANVQQMMVIIKNCMEENTKILENLSHWEKTIRESEEWIQHTKRSNDSLSDEVNQLKVNIKTLEEKNDTLTEILKQTQSSLENERLQNANSQDLISEKEKIITSLKESVSKTAADMAESQQEFECQIREQSDFQEQIKDLENTQKDFEEALSETDNNIVVLADCTSQLNCVSASVSEDMNGELAGDMNPRMNTQKHQMIDVSQEKNAISTAENALKPFKFHLSDLMPAVCKLQEYKKKLEADCSLLSAAIAAKEEHKTLQLKVESYSEIFEKQRMAAEEILKLKTHEEEESQARLSEVEEKVNTAAKEVQNYKQKIKAMEEKLQAAECSFREQIAPHEKVAHDTWDLVQLPCGATAAEAHSLLGRQRRASRLLCRGLRAVPVPGDHLWQHLKKMSPAELQEYDLPRGLCGPGQLLQRVENPPVWEARRGNEEQPAGRPGVDIALPLHLGDPVPFHLEQDGQI; this comes from the exons ATgtcatcagttctccttttaagatCTTCAGCTGATTGGCTGCgacttctctcattgtttaaG GTAAAGCATCAAATCCATAAAG cCAATGTACAGCAAATGATGGTGATAATCAAGAATTGCATGGAGGAAAACACTAAAATTCTGGAAAATCTATCCCATTGGGAAAAAACG ATCAGAGAATCAGAGGAATGGATTCAACACACAAAGAGGAGTAATGACAGCCTGTCTGATGAAGTAAACCAACTTAAG gttaACATCAAAAccctggaagagaaaaatgacacaCTGACTGAAATCCTTAAGCAGACACAATCATCCCTAGAGAATGAGAGGCTTCAGAATGCCAACAGTCAAGATTTG atttcagaaaaagaaaaaattatcacCAGCTTGAAAGAATCTGTTTCAAAGACTGCTGCAGATATGGCTGAG tcacAGCAAGAATTTGAATGCCAGATAAGAGAGCAGTCTGACTTTCAGGAACAAATCAAAGACTtagaaaacacacagaaagaTTTTGAAGAAGCTCTGTCTGAAACAGATAATAATATTGTC gtGTTGGCTGATTGTACTTCACAGCTGAACTGTGTCTCTGCAAGTGTATCTGAGGACATGAATGGAGAACTGGCAG GTGACATGAACCCAAGAATGAACACTCAAAAGCACCAGATGATAGATGTCTCCCAG gaaaaaaatgccataTCAACAGCTGAGAATGCTCTGAAACCATTTAAATTTCATCTGAGTGACTTGATGCCCGCTGTCTGTAAACTGCAGG aatacaaaaagaaattgGAAGCTGACTGTTCTTTACTGAGTGCTGCAATAGCTGCAAAAGAAGAACATAAAACCCTACAGCTGAAAGTAGAGAGTTACAGTGAAATCTTTGAGAAGCAAAGGATGGCCGCTGAAGA GATTCTCAAACTGAAGACACATGAGGAGGAAGAAAGCCAGGCACGGCTGTCAGAGGTAGAGGAGAAAGTTAACACGGCTGCAAAGGAAGTCCAGAATTACAA GCAAAAGATTAAGGCAATGGAAGAGAAGCTGCAGGCAGCAGAGTGCTCATTTAGAGAACAG ATCGCTCCTCATGAGAAGGTGGCTCATGACACCTGG GACCTGGTGCAGCTCCCCTGTGGAGCAACAGCTGCAGAAGCTCATTCCCTGCTAGGGAGACAGAGAAGGGCAAG CAGACTCCTCTGCCGAGGCCTGAGGGCAGTGCCAGTCCCAGGAGACCACCTCTGGCAGCACCTGAAGAAGAT GTCCCCTGCAGAACTCCAGGAATATGATCTCCCCAGAGGGCTCTGTGGCCCTGGGCAGCTGCTGCAGCGAGTAGAAAACCCCCCTGTCTGGGAGGCACGCAGAGGGAACGAGGAGCAGCCAGCAGGCAGACCAGGTGTTGACATAGCTCTGCCTCTTCATCTTGGAGACCCTGTTCCCTTTCATTTAGAGCAGGATGGTcagatttaa